In a genomic window of Lacrimispora sp. BS-2:
- a CDS encoding NfeD family protein: protein MAAVYWLIAFVVLLGIEAVTMALTTVWFAGGALVAFVLALFGINIQVQLALFVIVSFILLFFTRPFALKYVNRKTVKTNLESLIGKSARVTVTINNTEGKGAAVLNGQEWTARALEENRIYPVGTIVEVKEIRGVKLIVSMNQEES, encoded by the coding sequence ATGGCAGCAGTCTATTGGCTTATTGCATTTGTAGTGCTTCTTGGAATTGAAGCGGTGACCATGGCTTTAACGACCGTATGGTTTGCGGGAGGAGCATTGGTTGCATTTGTGCTGGCGTTGTTTGGAATAAATATCCAGGTGCAGCTGGCGCTGTTTGTAATTGTGTCCTTTATTCTTTTATTTTTTACAAGGCCTTTTGCTTTAAAATATGTAAACCGGAAAACGGTAAAGACCAATTTGGAAAGTCTGATTGGTAAAAGTGCCAGGGTTACGGTCACAATCAACAACACTGAGGGAAAAGGTGCGGCGGTCCTAAACGGTCAGGAATGGACTGCAAGGGCACTGGAGGAAAACAGAATATACCCGGTAGGCACTATAGTGGAAGTAAAGGAAATAAGAGGCGTAAAATTAATTGTGAGTATGAATCAGGAGGAATCATAG
- a CDS encoding SPFH domain-containing protein — MGVVGFTAVIIILIVILALLSSCIRIVPQAQALVVERLGAFLETWSVGVHIKMPILDRVAKRVNLKEQVADFPPQPVITKDNVTMRIDTVVFFQITDPKLYAYGVENPIMAIENLTATTLRNIIGDLELDQTLTSRETINAKMRETLDIATDPWGIKVNRVELKNIMPPAAIQDAMEKQMKAERERREAILRAEGEKKSTVLVAEGKKESAILDAEAEKQAAILRAEAEKEKRIREAEGQAEAILKIQQANADGIRMVKDAGADQAVLVLKSLEAFKAAADGKATKIIIPSDIQGLAGLVSSITEIPKSLKE; from the coding sequence ATGGGAGTTGTTGGATTTACAGCAGTTATTATTATATTGATTGTTATTCTGGCGTTATTGTCATCCTGTATCAGGATCGTTCCACAGGCGCAGGCTCTGGTCGTAGAGCGTTTGGGAGCTTTCCTTGAGACATGGTCTGTAGGCGTTCATATTAAGATGCCTATTCTTGACCGTGTGGCCAAGAGGGTCAATTTAAAAGAGCAGGTAGCGGATTTTCCACCTCAGCCGGTTATTACCAAGGATAACGTTACCATGAGGATTGATACGGTGGTATTTTTCCAGATCACAGACCCGAAGCTTTATGCTTACGGCGTTGAGAATCCTATCATGGCCATTGAGAATCTGACGGCTACGACTCTTCGTAACATCATTGGTGACCTGGAGCTGGATCAGACTCTTACCTCAAGAGAAACGATCAATGCAAAGATGAGGGAAACCCTTGATATTGCCACTGATCCATGGGGGATCAAGGTAAACCGTGTGGAGCTTAAGAATATTATGCCTCCGGCAGCGATTCAGGATGCCATGGAGAAGCAGATGAAGGCAGAGCGGGAACGCCGTGAGGCCATCTTAAGGGCAGAAGGAGAGAAGAAATCCACTGTTCTTGTAGCGGAAGGAAAGAAGGAATCTGCTATTCTTGATGCGGAAGCTGAGAAGCAGGCTGCAATCCTTCGTGCAGAGGCAGAAAAGGAAAAACGGATCCGTGAGGCGGAAGGCCAGGCGGAAGCCATCTTAAAGATCCAGCAGGCAAATGCCGATGGAATTCGTATGGTCAAGGACGCAGGTGCAGATCAGGCGGTCTTAGTTCTTAAGAGCCTGGAGGCATTTAAGGCTGCTGCTGACGGCAAGGCGACCAAAATCATTATCCCTTCTGATATTCAAGGCCTGGCCGGGCTGGTTTCTTCCATTACGGAGATCCCGAAGAGTTTGAAGGAATGA
- a CDS encoding patatin-like phospholipase family protein: MELKLDLSREYGLVLEGGGAKGAYQIGAWKALREAGVKIKGVAGVSVGSLNGALICMDDLERAEEIWKNIEYSHVMSVNDDNIKALKEKDFRSLNFQELISSGLQIVKDGGFDITPLKSLIEEVVGDEEKLRNSGKELFTVTYSVSDRKEVAEDIINGDAGSIKDMLLASAYFLAFKNEKLGGKRYMDGGGVNNVPINVLLDHGYEDIIVIRIYGLGFDKERVTEIPEGIRVYHIAPRQDLGGILAFDKRHTRKNMTLGYFDAKRFLYGLCGRIYYIDAPNTEPYYFDKMMSEVELFKMYMQDTLNEEGIAALTGYRAFTEKLFPKLAEEFKLKEDWDYKDMYLGLLEDLAKRLKIKRFRIYTVDQLIEEIRKKLHIPLMH; the protein is encoded by the coding sequence ATGGAACTGAAACTGGATTTAAGCAGGGAGTATGGACTGGTGCTTGAAGGCGGAGGGGCCAAGGGAGCTTATCAGATCGGTGCGTGGAAGGCTCTGCGGGAAGCCGGAGTAAAGATCAAGGGAGTGGCAGGTGTTTCTGTGGGCTCCTTAAACGGCGCTCTCATTTGCATGGATGATCTGGAACGGGCGGAAGAGATATGGAAGAACATTGAATACTCCCATGTCATGTCGGTAAACGATGACAACATAAAGGCCTTAAAGGAAAAGGATTTTAGATCCTTAAATTTCCAGGAGCTCATAAGCAGCGGACTGCAGATCGTAAAGGATGGGGGATTTGATATCACTCCTCTGAAAAGTCTCATTGAAGAAGTGGTGGGAGATGAGGAAAAGCTCAGAAATTCAGGCAAGGAGCTTTTTACCGTGACTTATTCGGTTTCAGACAGGAAGGAAGTGGCCGAAGATATCATAAACGGTGATGCAGGATCCATCAAGGATATGCTGTTAGCCAGCGCCTACTTCCTGGCTTTTAAAAATGAAAAGCTGGGCGGAAAAAGGTATATGGATGGCGGAGGAGTCAACAATGTCCCCATCAATGTCCTTCTTGATCACGGGTATGAAGATATCATTGTGATCCGCATCTATGGCCTGGGGTTTGACAAGGAACGGGTCACTGAGATCCCGGAGGGAATCCGTGTGTACCACATTGCGCCCAGGCAGGACCTTGGGGGAATCCTGGCGTTTGATAAAAGACACACCAGAAAAAATATGACTTTGGGATATTTTGATGCAAAAAGGTTCTTATATGGCCTTTGCGGGCGTATTTATTATATTGATGCACCAAATACGGAACCTTATTATTTTGATAAGATGATGTCTGAAGTGGAATTATTTAAAATGTATATGCAGGATACCCTTAATGAAGAGGGAATAGCAGCACTGACGGGATACCGTGCATTTACTGAAAAATTATTCCCCAAGCTGGCTGAGGAATTTAAGCTGAAAGAGGACTGGGATTACAAGGATATGTACCTGGGTCTGCTGGAAGACCTGGCGAAACGCTTGAAGATCAAACGCTTTCGGATCTACACAGTGGATCAGCTGATAGAGGAGATCAGAAAGAAGCTCCATATTCCCTTAATGCATTAA